A single genomic interval of Mycolicibacterium holsaticum DSM 44478 = JCM 12374 harbors:
- a CDS encoding alpha/beta fold hydrolase has product MQIRTGTAKSGDLDIYFEDMGDPNDPAVLLIMGLGAQLLLWRKDFCEKLINQGLRVIRYDNRDVGLSSKLVGQHASTPLPVRMIRSQLGLKSPAPYTLEDMADDAAAVLDHLEVDNAHVVGASMGGMIAQIFAARHSTRTRTLAVIFSSNNQALLPPPGPRHLLAILQRPKDASRETVIANAVRVSKIIGSPGYPRPDDTIRAEAIEGYDRSYYPAGIGRQFSAILGSGSLRRYDKQITAPTVVIHGKSDKLMRPFGGRVVARAIKDARLVLYAGMGHELPEPLWDDIIGELKNNFSAR; this is encoded by the coding sequence ATGCAGATCCGCACCGGCACCGCCAAATCAGGCGACCTTGACATCTACTTCGAAGACATGGGCGACCCGAACGACCCGGCGGTCCTGCTCATCATGGGTCTGGGCGCGCAGCTTCTGTTGTGGCGCAAGGACTTCTGCGAAAAGCTGATCAACCAGGGCCTGCGCGTCATCCGCTACGACAACCGCGACGTCGGCCTGTCCAGCAAGTTGGTCGGCCAACACGCCAGCACACCGCTCCCGGTCAGGATGATCCGCTCCCAGCTCGGCCTGAAGAGTCCGGCGCCCTACACGCTCGAGGACATGGCCGATGACGCCGCCGCGGTGCTCGACCATCTCGAGGTCGACAACGCCCACGTCGTCGGCGCCTCGATGGGCGGAATGATCGCCCAGATCTTCGCCGCCCGGCACAGCACACGCACCAGAACGCTGGCGGTCATCTTCTCCAGCAACAACCAGGCGCTGCTTCCGCCGCCGGGCCCGCGGCATCTGCTGGCGATCCTGCAGCGGCCCAAGGACGCCAGCCGCGAGACCGTCATCGCCAACGCGGTGCGGGTCAGCAAGATCATCGGCAGCCCCGGCTATCCGCGCCCCGACGACACGATCCGCGCCGAGGCGATCGAAGGCTACGACCGCTCCTACTATCCCGCCGGCATCGGTCGTCAGTTCTCCGCGATCCTGGGTAGCGGCAGCCTGCGGCGCTACGACAAGCAGATCACCGCACCGACCGTCGTCATCCACGGCAAGTCCGACAAGCTGATGCGCCCGTTTGGCGGGCGGGTGGTGGCCAGGGCGATCAAGGACGCGCGCCTGGTCCTGTACGCCGGGATGGGCCATGAGCTGCCCGAACCGCTGTGGGATGACATCATCGGCGAGCTCAAGAACAACTTTTCGGCCCGTTGA
- a CDS encoding cyclopropane mycolic acid synthase family methyltransferase encodes MSDNSSGTKDLTPHFEDIQAHYDLSDDFFGVFQDPTRKYSCAYFTGPDVTLSEAQIANVDQHLDKLDLKPGMTLLEVGCGWGLTLQRAMEKYDVNVIGLTLSKNQQAYCNELLSNVASERTYDVRLEGWEQFHSPVDRIVSIEAFEHFGFERYDDYFKTCFDIMPDDGRMTIQSSVGYHPYDLAERGKKLTFDLARFVKFIITEIFPGGRLPTTQMMVEHGEKAGFVVPEPQSLRNHYIKTLGIWAARLEQHKDAAIAATDEENYHRYMRYLTGAQFYFVDESIDVSLVTYLKPGAAA; translated from the coding sequence ATGTCTGATAACTCATCCGGCACCAAGGATTTGACGCCGCATTTCGAGGACATCCAGGCGCACTACGACCTGTCGGACGACTTCTTCGGCGTGTTCCAGGATCCGACGCGCAAGTACAGCTGCGCGTACTTCACCGGGCCGGACGTGACGCTGTCGGAGGCGCAGATCGCCAACGTCGATCAGCATCTCGACAAGCTGGACCTCAAGCCGGGGATGACGCTGCTGGAGGTCGGCTGCGGCTGGGGCCTGACGCTGCAGCGGGCGATGGAGAAGTACGACGTCAACGTCATCGGCCTGACGCTGAGCAAGAACCAGCAGGCCTACTGCAATGAACTGCTCAGCAACGTCGCCAGTGAGCGGACGTATGACGTGCGCCTGGAGGGCTGGGAGCAGTTCCATTCCCCCGTCGACCGCATCGTGTCGATCGAGGCCTTCGAACACTTCGGCTTCGAGCGCTACGACGACTACTTCAAGACCTGCTTTGACATCATGCCCGACGACGGCCGGATGACGATCCAGAGCAGCGTCGGCTACCACCCCTATGACCTGGCCGAGCGCGGCAAGAAGCTGACGTTCGACCTGGCCCGGTTCGTGAAGTTCATCATCACCGAGATCTTCCCGGGTGGACGGCTGCCGACCACCCAGATGATGGTCGAGCACGGCGAGAAGGCCGGCTTCGTGGTGCCCGAGCCGCAGTCGCTGCGCAACCACTACATCAAGACGCTGGGCATCTGGGCCGCCAGGCTCGAGCAGCACAAGGACGCAGCGATCGCGGCCACCGACGAGGAGAACTACCACCGTTACATGCGGTACCTCACCGGCGCGCAGTTCTACTTCGTCGACGAGAGCATCGACGTCAGCCTGGTCACCTACCTGAAGCCGGGCGCCGCCGCATAG
- a CDS encoding MspA family porin: MRAIGRLGIVFVAAVASLFVSTGTSHATLDNELSVVDGLDRTLTIQQWDTFLNGVTPMDRNRLTREWFHSGRAKYTVTGPKAKSFKGKMELGYQIGFPWALGVGIRFSYTTPNILLDNAPLPGFPTAIFGPGFITTPNLFPGVSLSADLGNGPGIQEVATFSVNVSGPEGTVAVSNAHGTVTGAAGGVMLRPFARLISSAGDSVTTYGEHWNMN; encoded by the coding sequence ATGCGGGCAATCGGCCGGTTGGGAATCGTGTTCGTAGCGGCGGTCGCGTCGTTGTTCGTCAGCACCGGGACCTCCCACGCGACGCTTGATAACGAGTTGAGCGTGGTTGACGGCCTCGATCGGACGCTGACCATCCAGCAGTGGGACACGTTTCTCAACGGGGTGACCCCGATGGACCGCAACCGGCTGACGCGCGAGTGGTTTCATTCCGGTCGGGCTAAATACACCGTGACAGGGCCGAAAGCCAAGTCGTTCAAGGGCAAAATGGAACTCGGCTATCAGATCGGGTTCCCGTGGGCGCTCGGCGTCGGCATCAGGTTCAGCTACACCACGCCCAACATTCTCCTCGACAACGCGCCGCTGCCCGGCTTTCCCACCGCGATCTTCGGTCCGGGCTTCATCACGACGCCCAACCTGTTTCCCGGGGTGTCGCTGAGCGCCGACCTCGGCAACGGTCCCGGTATCCAGGAGGTCGCGACGTTCTCGGTGAACGTCAGCGGCCCCGAAGGCACCGTGGCGGTATCCAACGCCCATGGCACGGTGACCGGTGCTGCCGGCGGTGTGATGCTGCGCCCGTTCGCCCGGCTCATCTCCTCAGCCGGTGACAGCGTCACCACCTACGGCGAGCACTGGAACATGAACTGA
- a CDS encoding PE-PPE domain-containing protein has product MRKAGRAIFLVFLGALSTAVFGVITAVMAALSLAATTVLIVPGTGTPNANVVENYMPNFYDRYIGGTDAELPAECVAATDCTLTGINYPASFFPLFFFSGWCVPGRCDTWNDSVGTGATNLNTTLIDRLVNTDDDIILAGYSQGGAVVSNELRNLASLSPELKQRLSVFVIGNAYNPDGGLFTRLGFLPTIPFLDITFGPSMPTNLGIPITSVGFEYDPVMYAPLYWLNPFAMLNALAAFELVHGYYLSPTGSSPDSSIAYGYTEEELAQILQGPCPGPNCRVDAEGNRYFMIPAKSLPLTDLVMQIVPGPLRPFVRPVVDLVTPVLKVLVDLGYNWSGDPGQTRWLSPLPFNPFQNWFAVGQDLVEAVGEGIQNAFGGGTTTLIAPPADTTLAASSTPKGESGKSEPAWKQKLALVVNQRDDAAVGDDVADEDVVNEDVTNGTDATDDDGTEGEDVGPIDDETEGTANEDAGTEDLGPIDDETAGVENEDAGTEGENGTGTVGADTGDDGGNGDAGAGNAGNAGNAGAGNAGAGNAGDPGQAAA; this is encoded by the coding sequence ATGCGTAAGGCCGGTCGAGCTATCTTCCTCGTTTTTCTCGGTGCCCTGAGCACGGCAGTCTTCGGTGTCATCACGGCGGTGATGGCGGCGCTGAGCCTGGCCGCCACCACGGTGTTGATCGTGCCCGGCACGGGCACGCCGAACGCCAACGTCGTCGAGAACTACATGCCGAACTTCTACGACCGCTACATCGGCGGCACCGACGCAGAACTGCCTGCGGAGTGCGTCGCGGCCACCGACTGCACGTTGACCGGGATCAATTACCCGGCGTCGTTCTTCCCGCTGTTCTTCTTCTCCGGGTGGTGCGTGCCCGGCCGGTGTGACACGTGGAACGACTCGGTCGGCACCGGTGCCACCAACCTCAACACCACCTTGATCGACCGGCTGGTCAACACCGACGACGACATCATCCTCGCCGGCTACTCCCAGGGCGGGGCCGTCGTCTCCAACGAGCTGCGCAACCTGGCCAGCCTGAGCCCGGAACTCAAACAACGGCTGTCGGTGTTCGTGATCGGCAACGCCTACAACCCCGACGGCGGGCTTTTCACCCGGCTCGGGTTTCTGCCGACGATCCCGTTTCTCGACATCACGTTCGGTCCGTCGATGCCGACCAACCTTGGAATTCCGATCACCAGCGTCGGCTTCGAATACGACCCGGTGATGTATGCGCCGCTGTATTGGCTCAACCCGTTCGCGATGCTCAACGCGCTGGCTGCCTTTGAGCTCGTGCACGGGTATTACCTGTCGCCAACCGGCAGTTCCCCCGACAGTTCGATCGCCTACGGCTACACCGAGGAAGAGTTGGCGCAGATCCTGCAGGGGCCGTGCCCAGGCCCGAACTGCCGCGTCGACGCCGAAGGCAACCGGTACTTCATGATTCCGGCGAAGAGCCTGCCGCTGACGGATCTGGTGATGCAGATCGTGCCCGGCCCGTTGCGGCCGTTCGTGCGACCGGTCGTCGATCTCGTTACGCCGGTGCTGAAGGTGCTGGTGGACCTCGGCTACAACTGGAGCGGTGATCCGGGGCAGACACGGTGGTTGTCGCCGCTGCCGTTCAACCCGTTCCAGAACTGGTTCGCGGTCGGTCAGGACCTTGTCGAGGCGGTCGGTGAAGGTATCCAGAATGCGTTCGGCGGCGGGACGACCACGCTGATCGCGCCGCCCGCCGATACCACCCTGGCGGCGTCCTCGACCCCGAAGGGCGAGTCCGGGAAGTCCGAACCGGCCTGGAAGCAGAAGCTGGCGCTCGTCGTCAACCAACGCGACGACGCGGCCGTCGGCGACGACGTGGCCGACGAGGATGTCGTCAACGAGGACGTCACGAATGGCACCGACGCCACAGACGACGACGGCACCGAAGGCGAGGACGTCGGGCCGATCGACGACGAGACCGAGGGCACCGCGAACGAGGATGCCGGCACCGAGGATCTCGGCCCCATTGACGACGAAACCGCGGGCGTCGAGAACGAGGATGCCGGCACTGAGGGCGAGAACGGCACCGGGACCGTCGGCGCCGACACCGGAGACGACGGCGGCAATGGCGATGCCGGCGCGGGCAACGCAGGTAACGCGGGCAACGCGGGCGCGGGCAACGCGGGCGCGGGCAACGCGGGCGACCCCGGCCAAGCCGCTGCCTGA
- a CDS encoding AAA family ATPase, giving the protein MASGVIERPAEYRVVSDFLRSAATHPSGLVLEGEAGVGKTTLWLAGVDDARASGFRVFWARVGPQETTLTYAAVADLLSEVEGTVLDALPEVQRNAVDHVLFRASGAGPATDQGVIAAALVSVIEQTSRDEPVLVAIDDIQWLDPSSRTVLAAAARQLSGPVGLLLTERTDHDGADTESSLQLAPADGIVRHRVGPLSLGALHAMLSARIGRPLPRPALVRIAEISGGNPFYALELARAVESGSSASVLPVTLAELMRRRIGHLDGEAKLLLLAAASSATPTVESLAQITGTDPQRTLQVLKETEAKGILAVDSDVVQFAHPLLARTVYADATRSERRAMHRRLAEVVTLPEARARHMAMAASSADAATLEALDEAADAARARGAPAAAAELIELAIGLGGDTPVRRIRAAENHLHAGDLEQARSLLDTLMARKPRGTDRAMALNLLATMRIHHSRFEEAVSLLEQALSTSACSPDVRVRTLLLLSHARLNAGDFAPALQNAERAVTYAVDVGDPDLTSQALSLRTTIACMCGRGVDVSSLRRALTLERPDSEAPIAFRASANNALLLAWTGQLDEASEQLAAVHRRCVERGAETDLTFIAVITALTNVWRGRYAEAGRLAEETLERAQQLGGDQLCVIAKAVQSLVMAYTGQIAETRETACSAIDLAQQCGEPGLADWASVSLGFLEVSLGNFQDAVRILRPLVDRFPSVPGTEIVNVAYVPDAVRALLALGRYPETEPMIDALEVNGQLLDRPWMLAIGARCRSLSLAAQGDVEAAVHKAEEALAHHERLPMPFERARTLLLLGQLQRRRRKKDVARATVAESLRAFEELGTPLWADRARAELDRASGLTGGGSGLTPSERRVAELAASGMTTREVATALFISPKTVEANLARIYRKLGINTRAELGRIFGQGQR; this is encoded by the coding sequence ATGGCTTCCGGCGTGATCGAACGTCCGGCTGAATATCGGGTGGTATCGGATTTCCTCCGATCCGCCGCGACGCACCCATCAGGCCTCGTACTCGAAGGTGAAGCAGGCGTCGGCAAGACGACGCTGTGGCTCGCCGGGGTGGATGACGCCCGTGCGAGCGGCTTTCGGGTGTTCTGGGCCCGGGTCGGCCCGCAGGAAACCACGCTGACATACGCCGCCGTCGCCGATCTTCTCAGCGAGGTCGAGGGCACGGTTCTCGACGCGCTTCCGGAGGTGCAACGCAACGCGGTCGATCACGTTCTGTTTCGCGCCAGCGGTGCCGGACCGGCAACAGACCAAGGCGTCATCGCTGCGGCGCTGGTTTCGGTCATCGAGCAAACGTCACGTGACGAACCGGTCCTGGTCGCCATCGACGACATACAGTGGCTCGATCCCTCGAGCCGCACCGTCCTCGCCGCCGCTGCCCGCCAGCTCTCGGGGCCGGTCGGGCTGTTGCTCACAGAACGAACCGACCATGATGGCGCCGACACCGAAAGTTCGTTGCAGTTAGCCCCTGCCGACGGCATCGTCCGGCACCGCGTGGGCCCGCTGAGCCTGGGCGCGTTGCATGCGATGCTCTCCGCGCGTATCGGCCGCCCGCTCCCCCGCCCGGCGCTGGTGCGGATCGCCGAGATCTCGGGCGGGAACCCCTTTTACGCGCTGGAGCTGGCGCGGGCGGTCGAGTCCGGCAGCTCGGCGTCGGTCCTTCCGGTGACGTTGGCCGAGTTGATGCGGCGCCGGATCGGACACCTGGACGGTGAGGCCAAGCTTCTGCTGCTCGCCGCCGCGTCCTCGGCGACACCGACGGTCGAGTCACTTGCCCAGATCACCGGCACCGACCCACAACGCACTTTGCAGGTGCTCAAGGAGACGGAAGCCAAGGGAATTCTCGCGGTCGACAGTGACGTCGTTCAGTTCGCCCATCCGTTGTTGGCACGGACCGTGTACGCCGACGCCACGCGAAGCGAGCGCCGGGCCATGCACCGGCGCCTGGCCGAAGTGGTCACCCTGCCCGAGGCGAGGGCCAGACATATGGCAATGGCCGCATCGAGTGCGGACGCCGCGACGCTGGAGGCGCTCGACGAAGCTGCTGATGCCGCACGCGCCCGCGGTGCTCCCGCTGCCGCCGCCGAGTTGATCGAACTGGCGATCGGGCTCGGCGGCGACACACCCGTGCGCCGAATTCGCGCCGCCGAGAACCATCTGCACGCCGGCGATCTGGAGCAGGCGCGAAGCCTACTTGACACGCTGATGGCACGAAAGCCGCGCGGCACCGACCGGGCCATGGCGCTGAACTTGTTGGCCACCATGCGAATTCACCACAGCCGCTTCGAAGAAGCGGTCTCCCTTCTCGAGCAGGCGCTCAGCACTTCTGCGTGCAGCCCCGACGTGCGTGTCCGCACCCTGCTGTTGTTGTCGCACGCACGGCTCAACGCCGGCGATTTCGCACCGGCTCTGCAGAATGCCGAACGCGCCGTCACATACGCCGTCGACGTCGGTGATCCCGATCTGACCAGCCAGGCCCTGTCCCTGCGGACCACGATCGCCTGCATGTGCGGACGCGGTGTCGACGTCTCTAGCCTTCGGCGCGCACTGACCCTGGAGCGGCCCGATAGCGAGGCGCCGATCGCATTCCGCGCCAGCGCCAACAACGCGTTATTGCTGGCGTGGACAGGCCAACTGGATGAGGCCAGTGAGCAGTTGGCCGCGGTACACCGACGCTGTGTCGAGCGGGGCGCAGAGACCGACCTGACGTTCATCGCCGTGATAACCGCGCTGACCAACGTGTGGCGGGGCAGGTACGCAGAAGCGGGGCGGCTGGCCGAGGAGACGCTGGAGCGTGCCCAACAGCTCGGCGGCGATCAATTGTGCGTCATCGCGAAGGCCGTGCAGTCGCTTGTCATGGCATACACCGGTCAAATAGCGGAGACACGCGAGACCGCGTGTAGTGCAATCGATCTAGCACAGCAGTGCGGCGAACCAGGGCTGGCCGACTGGGCGTCGGTCAGCTTGGGCTTCCTCGAGGTTTCGCTCGGCAATTTCCAAGACGCGGTGCGGATATTGCGGCCGCTGGTCGACCGCTTCCCGTCCGTACCTGGCACCGAAATCGTCAACGTGGCCTACGTTCCCGACGCGGTCAGAGCGCTGCTCGCGCTGGGTCGGTACCCCGAAACAGAACCGATGATCGACGCGCTTGAGGTCAACGGGCAGTTGCTTGATCGGCCGTGGATGTTGGCCATCGGCGCGAGGTGCCGGAGCTTGTCGTTGGCGGCACAAGGCGACGTCGAAGCGGCCGTCCACAAGGCGGAAGAGGCCCTGGCACACCATGAACGGCTGCCGATGCCGTTCGAGCGCGCACGCACGCTGCTGCTGCTGGGCCAACTGCAACGTCGCCGACGAAAGAAGGACGTTGCGCGCGCGACGGTGGCGGAGTCGCTGCGGGCCTTCGAGGAGTTGGGGACACCGCTGTGGGCCGATCGCGCCCGCGCCGAATTGGACCGCGCCAGCGGTCTTACCGGCGGCGGTTCGGGCTTGACGCCGTCCGAACGGCGGGTCGCGGAGTTGGCGGCGTCGGGAATGACAACGCGGGAAGTCGCCACGGCGTTGTTTATCAGCCCGAAGACCGTGGAAGCCAACCTCGCCCGCATCTACCGCAAGCTGGGGATCAACACCCGGGCCGAGCTCGGACGGATTTTTGGCCAGGGTCAGCGATAG
- a CDS encoding DUF4012 domain-containing protein has product MSDGENDDSAQVNEGDLEEDRLGFLRRRSALAAGIVLVVVVAFGCWLAYGAFQARSNLEAARSAAQEAREALLKGNADETTHWVDKATAHARDAQDATHSLPWNIAAAVPWLGSPFKTGQQISDVVVGLAADVLQPSADVAEALSPDRLLHDGSVNVQLLRDSAPRLSEISASASLLGEQANAISRPAYFSAMRDARTQLQSQTSDVTGLLENTDLAARLAPAMMGADGPRTYFMAFQTNAEARGTGGLLGGFGILRFDNGKPTVDKLAPNTELRAASTSINLGPAFDQQWGWANAFTDFRNSNLSSHFPYAAQIWRSMWAEESGMNVDGVIALDPVALSYILGAVGPVTMPDGERITADNVVELTESTVYERFPTDQTARKQYLQDVASEVVNKITGRVESPRKLLDALGKATSERRIAVWSSSPDEQALLEETPLAHVVPDDAAPYAEVVINNLGGNKMDYYLTRQIEYAADGCDGETRKSTITVRLANTAPDRPLPDYVASSSGIIGAAQAPLNAPRGAMLTSVTLIATEGAQLAGAIANGQNVPVARGMERGHPTFEMQVGIPRGEAGEIKFLLSEPTSPGAPRVPIQPLIDDVTPVLSVPECSE; this is encoded by the coding sequence ATGTCTGACGGTGAAAACGACGATTCTGCGCAAGTTAATGAAGGTGATCTCGAAGAAGACCGGCTGGGTTTTCTGAGGCGGCGGAGCGCGTTAGCCGCGGGCATAGTGCTCGTGGTTGTCGTCGCGTTCGGGTGCTGGTTGGCGTATGGAGCCTTCCAGGCGAGGTCGAACCTCGAAGCCGCCCGCAGCGCCGCTCAAGAAGCGCGCGAAGCACTGCTCAAGGGGAACGCCGACGAGACCACCCACTGGGTCGACAAGGCCACGGCCCACGCCAGAGATGCCCAGGACGCAACGCACTCCCTTCCCTGGAATATCGCCGCTGCCGTCCCGTGGCTTGGGAGTCCCTTCAAGACCGGACAGCAGATATCTGACGTCGTGGTCGGTCTAGCCGCAGATGTTCTGCAGCCGTCTGCGGACGTGGCAGAAGCGCTGTCGCCAGACCGGTTGCTGCATGACGGCAGTGTCAACGTCCAGTTGCTCCGCGATTCTGCTCCACGGCTGAGCGAGATCTCGGCCTCTGCATCGCTACTCGGCGAACAGGCTAATGCGATTTCGCGGCCCGCTTACTTCTCGGCCATGCGTGATGCCCGTACTCAGCTTCAGTCGCAGACGTCGGATGTCACGGGCCTGCTGGAGAACACCGATCTTGCCGCCCGGCTTGCGCCGGCGATGATGGGGGCGGACGGACCGCGGACGTACTTCATGGCCTTCCAAACCAATGCCGAAGCCCGCGGAACTGGTGGCCTACTCGGCGGATTCGGAATTCTCCGGTTCGACAACGGCAAGCCGACGGTGGACAAGTTGGCACCCAACACCGAACTGCGAGCGGCATCCACATCCATCAATCTGGGCCCCGCGTTCGATCAACAGTGGGGATGGGCGAACGCGTTCACCGATTTCCGCAACAGCAATCTCAGCTCACACTTCCCGTACGCGGCCCAGATCTGGAGGTCGATGTGGGCCGAGGAGTCTGGGATGAATGTCGACGGCGTCATCGCACTCGACCCCGTCGCTCTGAGCTACATCCTCGGCGCTGTTGGGCCCGTGACCATGCCGGATGGGGAGAGGATCACGGCAGATAATGTCGTCGAGCTGACGGAATCTACTGTGTATGAACGCTTTCCGACCGATCAGACTGCTCGCAAACAATACCTTCAGGACGTTGCGAGCGAGGTCGTGAACAAGATCACTGGCCGAGTGGAGTCGCCTCGCAAGCTGCTCGACGCCTTGGGTAAGGCGACCAGTGAACGCCGCATCGCGGTGTGGAGTTCGTCGCCAGACGAGCAAGCGCTGCTCGAAGAGACGCCGCTGGCACATGTGGTCCCCGATGATGCCGCACCTTATGCGGAGGTCGTGATCAACAACCTCGGCGGCAACAAGATGGACTACTACCTAACGCGGCAGATCGAATACGCCGCCGATGGTTGCGACGGCGAGACACGGAAATCGACCATCACTGTCCGCTTGGCGAACACGGCACCGGACCGTCCGCTGCCGGACTACGTTGCGAGCAGCAGCGGCATCATTGGTGCAGCTCAGGCTCCGCTTAATGCGCCGAGGGGCGCCATGTTGACTTCGGTGACGCTGATCGCGACGGAGGGTGCCCAATTGGCGGGTGCCATCGCTAACGGCCAGAACGTCCCGGTTGCACGAGGTATGGAACGCGGCCATCCCACGTTCGAAATGCAGGTCGGTATCCCTCGTGGCGAGGCCGGGGAAATAAAATTCCTGCTGAGTGAACCGACTTCTCCAGGCGCTCCTCGTGTACCGATTCAACCGCTGATAGACGATGTGACTCCCGTACTGTCGGTGCCCGAATGCTCGGAGTGA
- a CDS encoding polysaccharide biosynthesis tyrosine autokinase yields MTIQDFLKVLRTRWVLICVTIAISVLMAVAVNLLTTPLYEASTRLFVSTASGSTLAETYQGNRFSQERVVSYTQLLMGETLAQRTIDKLDLDMTAGELRENVDASAKADTVLINVSVHDESAVRARDIADALSDEFVVMVRELETPPDGTAPDARVIVEQRASIPNEPVSPRVTRNLLVGLALGILLGVGLALLRDLLDNTVKDRETLEGVTGVGLVGSVPLDKERRKEAAISFENDNSAIAESFRKLRTNLQFLAVDNPPRVIAVTSSMPSEGKSTTAINIALALAEAEYNVVLLEGDLRRPKLASYLGLVSSVGFSTVLTGQATLDEVLQKTSFPRLTVLASGTLPPNPSELLGSLAAKKVLDELRSQFDYVVIDSPPLLAVTDAAILATNVDGVLMMVRFGETKRDQVAHAVGTLQDVGAPLLGAVFTMTPPRGTASYSYNYYTYGEMGTPSASDDHRRGPKVLRWLGRNRSAHHRV; encoded by the coding sequence TTGACTATTCAAGACTTCCTAAAAGTTCTACGTACCCGGTGGGTACTCATTTGCGTTACGATCGCTATCTCCGTTTTGATGGCCGTGGCGGTCAATTTGCTTACTACTCCCCTTTACGAAGCTTCAACCAGGCTCTTTGTATCGACCGCATCAGGCTCAACGCTCGCCGAGACCTATCAAGGTAACCGATTCTCCCAGGAACGCGTGGTCTCATATACACAGTTGCTCATGGGGGAAACCCTGGCCCAACGTACTATCGACAAACTCGACTTGGATATGACCGCTGGAGAACTCCGCGAGAATGTCGATGCGAGCGCAAAGGCCGATACAGTTTTGATAAATGTGTCGGTACATGATGAGTCCGCGGTAAGGGCGCGCGACATTGCTGATGCACTATCCGACGAATTCGTCGTGATGGTGCGCGAACTGGAAACGCCACCGGATGGAACCGCACCCGATGCCCGCGTTATCGTTGAGCAACGCGCATCGATTCCCAATGAACCTGTGTCTCCACGAGTCACCCGGAACCTTCTGGTTGGTCTCGCCCTGGGCATTCTATTAGGAGTTGGTCTTGCACTCCTGCGAGATCTGCTCGACAACACTGTTAAGGACCGGGAGACTCTAGAAGGAGTTACCGGCGTTGGTCTTGTCGGCAGCGTTCCTCTCGATAAGGAGCGCCGGAAGGAAGCTGCAATCTCCTTCGAGAACGATAATTCTGCTATTGCCGAATCTTTTCGTAAGCTCCGGACAAATCTGCAATTTCTAGCCGTGGATAATCCCCCACGCGTGATCGCCGTCACAAGCTCTATGCCCAGCGAGGGCAAATCAACCACGGCGATCAACATCGCGTTGGCCTTGGCAGAAGCCGAATACAATGTTGTCCTTCTCGAAGGTGATTTGCGGCGTCCCAAACTAGCTTCTTATCTCGGTTTGGTCAGTTCGGTTGGGTTCAGCACCGTATTGACGGGACAAGCAACGCTCGATGAGGTTCTACAAAAGACGAGTTTTCCGAGACTGACGGTTCTCGCCTCAGGGACCTTGCCACCAAATCCCAGCGAGCTGCTCGGGTCATTAGCAGCTAAGAAGGTGTTGGATGAACTCCGTAGTCAATTCGACTACGTCGTAATCGATTCGCCCCCCTTGCTCGCCGTGACAGATGCCGCGATATTGGCAACGAACGTGGACGGTGTACTGATGATGGTGCGGTTCGGTGAGACTAAGCGCGACCAGGTAGCGCATGCAGTTGGAACGCTCCAGGACGTTGGCGCCCCGTTGCTCGGAGCTGTCTTCACGATGACGCCGCCTCGGGGAACTGCTTCCTATAGCTACAACTATTACACCTACGGCGAAATGGGAACTCCATCCGCGTCGGATGACCATAGACGAGGGCCCAAAGTGTTGAGGTGGTTAGGACGCAACCGATCGGCACACCATCGCGTCTAG